A stretch of Longimicrobium sp. DNA encodes these proteins:
- the hflX gene encoding GTPase HflX, with product MQFYRRSIEPEAAISTRELIELEDPRERAILVGAPRKSEPAQVTDEHLEELERLADTAGVEVVGSLVQRVDKPNPRTYIGEGKAEELKAQVAMEGATLVIFDDELSPAQGRNLEAEVGTRVMDRAELILDIFATRARSAEARAQVELAQLQYLRPRLTRMWAHLSRIRGGPGMRGPGETQLETDRRMVDIKIARLKGELERVTRHRETQRKSRAGETRVSLVGYTNAGKSSILRAISGADVFVEDRLFATLDPTTRDVDVGEGYDVLLTDTVGFIRKLPHHLVASFRATLEEAAEADLLLHVIDSAHPGWEEQKDVVDQVLAELGMREQPQILVFNKIDRLTHGEEEALRQRNHGRRAIFVSTVEEGALEPLRELLRDEARKRRPDVHLTLRSDQGALLAEIYREGEVLEREDEGAEIRIRARLPDSTLGRLRSRGVEVG from the coding sequence ATGCAGTTCTACAGACGGTCAATCGAACCGGAGGCGGCAATCAGCACGCGTGAACTGATCGAGCTCGAAGACCCGCGGGAGCGGGCGATCCTGGTGGGCGCGCCCAGGAAGAGCGAGCCGGCGCAGGTGACCGACGAGCACCTGGAGGAGCTGGAGCGCCTGGCCGACACCGCGGGGGTGGAGGTGGTGGGGTCGCTCGTCCAGCGCGTGGACAAGCCCAACCCGCGCACCTACATCGGCGAGGGGAAGGCCGAGGAGCTGAAGGCGCAGGTGGCCATGGAGGGCGCCACTCTGGTCATCTTCGACGACGAGCTGTCGCCGGCGCAGGGGCGCAACCTGGAGGCCGAGGTGGGCACGCGGGTGATGGACCGCGCGGAGCTGATCCTGGACATCTTCGCCACCCGCGCCCGCAGCGCCGAGGCCCGCGCGCAGGTGGAGCTGGCGCAGCTGCAGTACCTCCGCCCGCGGCTCACGCGGATGTGGGCCCACCTCTCGCGCATCCGCGGCGGCCCGGGGATGCGCGGACCCGGCGAAACGCAGCTGGAGACGGACCGGCGGATGGTGGACATCAAGATCGCGCGGCTGAAGGGCGAGCTGGAGCGCGTGACCCGCCACCGCGAGACGCAGCGCAAGAGCCGCGCGGGCGAGACGCGCGTCTCGCTGGTCGGCTACACCAACGCGGGGAAGTCGTCGATCCTGCGCGCCATCTCGGGCGCCGACGTGTTCGTGGAGGACCGCCTCTTCGCCACGCTGGACCCGACCACGCGCGACGTGGACGTGGGCGAGGGGTACGACGTGCTGCTGACCGACACGGTGGGCTTCATCCGCAAGCTCCCGCACCATCTCGTCGCGAGCTTCCGCGCCACGCTGGAGGAGGCGGCGGAGGCGGACCTGCTGCTGCACGTGATCGACAGCGCGCACCCGGGGTGGGAGGAGCAGAAGGACGTGGTGGACCAGGTGCTGGCGGAGCTGGGGATGCGCGAGCAGCCGCAGATCCTGGTGTTCAACAAGATCGACCGGCTGACGCACGGCGAGGAGGAGGCGCTGCGCCAGCGCAACCACGGCCGCCGCGCGATCTTCGTCTCCACGGTGGAGGAGGGCGCGCTGGAGCCGCTGCGCGAGCTGCTTCGCGACGAGGCCCGCAAGCGCCGCCCCGACGTGCACCTGACGCTGCGGAGCGACCAGGGCGCGCTGCTGGCCGAGATCTACCGCGAGGGCGAGGTGCTGGAGCGCGAGGACGAGGGCGCGGAGATCCGCATCCGCGCGCGGCTGCCGGATTCCACGCTGGGGCGGCTGCGGAGCCGGGGGGTGGAGGTGGGGTGA
- a CDS encoding DUF2520 domain-containing protein → MTVSPGTLDRLWIVGAGRLGLALGLRLHRARAVSSLVYSGRRSSATPDHPLFRGFHPGARYQAGFTPAPEGVTGMLIAVPDDAIARVVGQLEAVDLPAGLPVMHASGSLSVDVLAPLAAKGHPVAGMHVLAAIADPVEGADRLRGATFGVEGEGAARALAERLVAACGGRVLAIRPGGKALYHAAAVFASNYAVALLSVAERLMIDAGVPAEDAQPALAALAAGAVENVAARGPAEALTGPIARGDAATVERHLSRLSGADRDLYCLLGLEALKLAEARGTDPAALARVRELLGDKR, encoded by the coding sequence TTGACCGTATCTCCCGGCACGCTCGACCGGCTGTGGATCGTGGGCGCGGGGCGGCTGGGGCTCGCGCTGGGGCTGCGGCTGCACCGCGCGCGGGCCGTGTCGTCGCTCGTGTACTCCGGCCGCCGCTCGTCGGCCACCCCCGACCACCCGCTCTTCCGCGGCTTCCACCCGGGCGCGCGCTACCAGGCCGGCTTCACGCCCGCGCCCGAGGGCGTGACGGGGATGCTGATCGCCGTGCCCGACGACGCGATCGCGCGCGTGGTCGGGCAGCTCGAGGCGGTCGATCTCCCCGCTGGCCTCCCCGTGATGCACGCGAGCGGGAGCCTGTCCGTGGACGTGCTGGCGCCGCTGGCCGCGAAGGGGCACCCGGTTGCGGGGATGCACGTGCTGGCGGCGATCGCCGACCCCGTCGAGGGCGCGGACCGGCTGCGCGGGGCCACCTTCGGCGTGGAGGGCGAGGGCGCGGCGCGGGCGCTGGCCGAGCGGCTGGTGGCGGCGTGCGGCGGGCGCGTGCTGGCCATCCGCCCCGGCGGCAAGGCGCTGTACCACGCGGCGGCCGTCTTCGCCTCGAACTACGCGGTCGCGCTGCTCTCCGTGGCCGAGCGGCTGATGATCGATGCGGGCGTCCCCGCGGAGGACGCGCAGCCGGCGCTGGCGGCGCTCGCCGCGGGCGCGGTGGAGAACGTGGCCGCGCGCGGGCCGGCCGAGGCGCTCACCGGGCCCATCGCGCGCGGCGACGCGGCCACGGTGGAGCGGCACCTGTCGCGGTTGTCCGGTGCCGACCGGGACTTATATTGCCTGCTCGGCCTGGAAGCCCTGAAGCTGGCGGAGGCGCGCGGAACCGATCCCGCGGCGCTGGCCCGGGTGCGCGAACTGCTGGGGGACAAGCGTTGA
- a CDS encoding pyridoxine 5'-phosphate synthase, with amino-acid sequence MRLYVNIDHIATVRQARGTDEPDPVRAAVLCELGGADGITVHLREDRRHIQDRDVELLMKTARGVVNLELAAASDVLALAEGWRPHQATLVPERREEVTTEGGISLAGEAARGWVGEAVKRLKDAGIRTSLFIDPDADAVRASVDLGADAVELHTGEYANTRGEERHEQLRRLRRAAALGRSVGLGVHAGHGLTYENVSPVAAIEEIEELNIGHSIICRAVFTGIERATRDMAEILRRARAV; translated from the coding sequence TTGAGGCTCTACGTCAACATCGACCACATCGCGACGGTGCGGCAGGCGCGCGGCACCGACGAGCCGGACCCGGTGCGCGCGGCCGTGCTCTGCGAGCTGGGCGGCGCCGACGGCATCACCGTGCATCTCCGCGAGGACCGGCGCCACATCCAGGACCGCGACGTGGAGCTGCTGATGAAGACCGCGCGCGGCGTGGTCAATCTCGAGCTCGCCGCCGCGTCGGACGTGCTGGCGCTGGCCGAGGGGTGGCGCCCGCACCAGGCCACCCTCGTGCCCGAGCGGCGCGAGGAGGTGACGACGGAGGGCGGGATCTCGCTGGCCGGCGAGGCCGCGCGCGGGTGGGTGGGCGAGGCGGTGAAGCGTCTGAAGGATGCCGGGATCCGCACCTCGCTCTTCATCGACCCCGACGCCGACGCCGTCCGTGCCTCCGTGGACCTGGGCGCCGACGCGGTGGAGCTGCACACCGGCGAGTACGCCAACACCCGCGGCGAGGAGCGCCACGAGCAGCTGCGCCGCCTGCGGCGCGCGGCCGCGCTGGGGCGCTCCGTCGGCCTGGGCGTGCACGCGGGGCACGGGCTGACGTACGAGAACGTGTCGCCCGTGGCGGCGATCGAGGAGATCGAGGAGCTGAACATCGGGCATTCCATCATCTGCCGCGCCGTGTTCACCGGAATCGAGCGCGCCACCCGCGACATGGCCGAGATCCTGCGCCGCGCCCGCGCCGTCTGA
- a CDS encoding Hpt domain-containing protein, with amino-acid sequence MSQPLSEYFAREAGEYLDRLDALLARDGAPDPVEFFRLARGVRGSAQIAGADAVARVAEGMEDAARALRDGALAWSFDVRRRVQDTASDLRALVSAYGNWGADEERRAGEAAARWEGSGTGRRRADAGPRDQLHDFLRREIDGVVGELDRALAELQAQPAGREPLRAVLRRMRPVRGVAGMDTLSPVLELLEGVEDAAHEVLSRTTPIQSREVALLTAARDGLRAAGRALESGGDVGAMPELERFREARERLEGSGDGGDAGVVPVASLFFDDAGPHVVSSPMAPAPGAEGAGTLASDVEGFLRIEATGFLDRAEGLVASLNARPGRFARIARDLADLARGVGELAVTYGMTAISAAADDAAARIGRAGTADEARGALLRLRQTLPGAAPASSAEETAPMAMETARAEAEPAAAGADGAVPIESLEYDSEAALHEALRMRDRLASLASASPNGAALGEALDELFGLLALGIERRAA; translated from the coding sequence ATGTCGCAACCGCTGAGCGAATACTTCGCGCGCGAGGCCGGCGAGTACCTGGACCGGCTGGACGCGCTGCTGGCCCGCGACGGCGCGCCGGACCCGGTGGAGTTCTTCCGCCTTGCCCGCGGCGTGCGCGGCAGCGCGCAGATCGCCGGGGCCGACGCCGTGGCCCGCGTGGCCGAGGGGATGGAGGACGCCGCGCGCGCGCTCCGCGACGGGGCGCTGGCGTGGAGCTTCGACGTGCGCCGCCGCGTGCAGGACACGGCGTCCGACCTCCGCGCGCTCGTCTCCGCGTACGGCAACTGGGGGGCGGACGAGGAGCGCCGCGCGGGCGAGGCGGCGGCGCGCTGGGAGGGCTCGGGCACCGGCCGACGCCGCGCCGATGCGGGGCCGCGCGACCAGCTGCACGACTTCCTGCGCCGCGAGATCGACGGGGTGGTGGGGGAGCTGGACCGCGCGCTGGCCGAGCTGCAGGCGCAGCCCGCCGGGCGCGAGCCGCTGCGCGCCGTGCTCCGCCGCATGCGCCCCGTGCGCGGCGTGGCGGGGATGGACACGCTCTCGCCCGTGCTGGAGCTGCTGGAGGGGGTCGAGGACGCGGCGCACGAGGTGCTGAGCCGCACCACCCCCATCCAGTCGCGCGAGGTGGCGCTCCTGACCGCCGCGCGCGACGGGCTCCGCGCCGCCGGGCGCGCGCTGGAAAGCGGCGGTGACGTGGGGGCCATGCCGGAGCTGGAGCGCTTCCGCGAGGCGCGCGAGCGGCTGGAGGGCTCGGGGGATGGGGGAGACGCCGGGGTCGTCCCGGTGGCCTCGCTCTTCTTCGACGACGCGGGGCCGCACGTGGTGTCGTCGCCGATGGCGCCCGCGCCGGGGGCCGAGGGCGCGGGGACGCTGGCCAGCGACGTCGAGGGCTTCCTGCGCATCGAGGCGACCGGCTTCCTGGACCGCGCCGAGGGGCTGGTCGCCAGCCTGAACGCGCGCCCCGGGCGCTTTGCCCGCATCGCCCGCGACCTTGCCGACCTGGCGCGCGGGGTGGGCGAGCTGGCGGTGACGTACGGGATGACGGCCATCTCCGCCGCGGCCGACGACGCGGCGGCGCGCATCGGCCGCGCGGGGACGGCGGACGAGGCCCGCGGCGCCCTCCTGCGGCTGCGGCAGACGCTCCCCGGCGCCGCGCCCGCATCGTCGGCGGAGGAGACCGCGCCGATGGCGATGGAGACGGCGCGCGCGGAAGCGGAGCCGGCCGCCGCGGGGGCCGACGGCGCGGTGCCGATCGAGTCGCTGGAGTACGACTCCGAGGCGGCGCTGCACGAGGCGCTGCGCATGCGCGACCGGCTGGCGTCGCTCGCCAGCGCGTCGCCCAACGGCGCGGCGCTGGGCGAGGCGCTGGACGAGCTCTTCGGGCTGCTGGCGCTGGGCATCGAGCGGCGGGCTGCGTGA
- a CDS encoding lysylphosphatidylglycerol synthase transmembrane domain-containing protein, which translates to MKQRVRILLSLAITVLFLWLALRGVNWSEVWTHLRGANPFWLALSILISTLSIHVRALRWKVLLEPVDPHVRWQPRVAGTAVGMAANNLIPARVGEIVRAVVAARLAKLPFSAVLASLVVERVLDGLVTVGLLLGVMALPGFPNPERARWVLGGVRIVAAAMTAAALVLITLAVMPKRSVRIAEAFAARMLPHRLRRPFLARLDEFISGLAVLRSPRLLVLSMLWAVAQWLFIPLSILCAFRAFGVEGPGYVGALFLQSAINLAVAIPAAPGFFGPLEAAATYGLALWGVEKARAVSFAIGYHLGGFTVVTLVGLWYVQRLHLSWRELAGTAEKGGAEGDDSLPGVKRRDERPAAARREARRRA; encoded by the coding sequence ATGAAGCAGCGCGTACGCATCCTTCTCAGTCTCGCCATCACCGTCCTGTTCCTGTGGCTGGCGCTGCGCGGGGTGAACTGGTCCGAGGTCTGGACCCACCTGCGCGGCGCCAACCCGTTCTGGCTGGCGCTCTCCATCCTCATCTCCACCCTCTCCATCCACGTCCGCGCGCTGCGCTGGAAGGTGCTGCTGGAGCCCGTCGACCCGCACGTGCGCTGGCAGCCGCGCGTGGCCGGGACGGCGGTGGGGATGGCGGCCAACAACCTGATCCCCGCGCGCGTGGGCGAGATCGTGCGCGCGGTCGTGGCCGCGCGGCTGGCGAAGCTTCCGTTCAGCGCGGTCCTGGCCTCGCTCGTCGTCGAGCGCGTGCTGGACGGGCTGGTGACCGTCGGGCTGCTGCTGGGGGTGATGGCGCTCCCCGGCTTTCCCAATCCGGAACGGGCGCGGTGGGTCCTGGGGGGCGTCCGCATCGTCGCGGCGGCAATGACGGCGGCCGCGCTGGTGCTGATCACGCTGGCGGTGATGCCGAAGCGTTCGGTGCGCATCGCCGAGGCGTTCGCGGCCAGGATGCTGCCGCACCGGCTGCGGCGCCCGTTCCTGGCGCGGCTGGACGAGTTCATCTCCGGGCTGGCGGTGCTGCGCAGCCCGCGCCTGCTGGTGCTGTCGATGCTGTGGGCGGTGGCGCAGTGGCTCTTCATCCCCCTGTCCATTCTGTGCGCCTTTCGGGCGTTCGGCGTCGAGGGACCGGGCTACGTCGGCGCGCTCTTCCTGCAGTCGGCCATCAACCTGGCCGTGGCCATCCCCGCCGCGCCGGGGTTCTTCGGGCCGCTGGAGGCGGCGGCCACGTACGGCCTCGCGCTGTGGGGCGTGGAGAAGGCGCGGGCCGTCTCCTTCGCCATCGGCTACCACCTGGGCGGCTTCACCGTGGTGACGCTGGTGGGGCTGTGGTACGTGCAGCGGCTGCACCTGAGCTGGCGCGAGCTGGCGGGAACGGCGGAGAAGGGCGGGGCGGAGGGGGATGATTCGCTGCCCGGTGTGAAGCGGAGAGACGAGCGGCCCGCCGCTGCCCGGCGCGAGGCGCGGCGGCGTGCCTGA